The genomic region TACCAAAACAAAGAAACATACCTTGGCGTTGATAATGGGGCAATGACTTATATGCTTATTAATGCAACTAAGCAACAACAGGAAGTCATCTTAAGTATGGAAGAACAATTAAAAGTTCAACAAAAACAAATAAATGCTTTAATTAAAGAAATTGAAAACTTAAAGAAGTAAAAATGAAATTATTATTCATTCTATTCATACCTTTTTCTTGCTTCTCCCAACAAGTTTTGAGCTCTGGGGGAAATGCACCTTCTCCAACCAACATTAGTGAGCAAACGATTTCGTTTACTATTGGAGAGCCTTTGATTACTACAGGTGGAGATGATGAATTAATCACTGAAGGATTTCAACAACCCCATATAAAAGGAAAAGTATATGTAGCTGGAGTTAATGCTTTTTCTCCCAACAATGACGGGAATAATGATACTTGGCTTTATAAAAAACCGTCTGAACAATATCAAATAGAAATTTTTTCACGTTGGGGAAACATAGTATGGAACAATACAGAAGACCTTTCTAATAGTGAATGGGATGGAACTGATAGCAATGGAAATGTATTGCCTGATGGCACTTATTTTTACACAATCAAAGTGAATGGCAAAGCACTTGAAAATGGCTCTGGATATATAGAAATCACACGATAAAATTAGATGGTAAAAACGTTTAAATATAGCCTTACATTTCTTCTTGTTTGTATTCTTTTTTTTAGGAATATAGCACAACAGGATTTTGTGCATACACAATATATGTTTAACCTCTTTAGCATAAATCCTGCTTATGCAGGGAGTAAAAACACCATGGATATTAATTTATCTCATAGAAGTCAGTGGATAGGTTTAGACGGAGCACCACAAACTCAATTTTTATCCATCCACTCCCCTATTTTACAAAATAAAGTAGGACTAGGACTTCAAATTAGTAACGATGCAATTGGCCCAAGAAAAGTCTTAGGAGTTAATACTGCTTATGCTTATCATATTGATCTCAACAAAGGTAAACTAGGATTTGGGTTGAGAGCTGGAGCATATAATTTTACTTATGATTGGAGTCAACTTAATTATGAATCTGGCTATGATGGTGTAATTGGCATGAAAAACCCTAATACACTTGCTGTTAATTTTGATTTTGGGGTTTATTATAAAAACAGAGTCAACTATGCTGGTTTAGAAATAGCTCATTTAAATCAAGCTAAAATTTACACTTCAGATTCGTTAACAAGCGAAGCGCACTTATACCCACACCTAGCCTTATTTTATGGACATGCTTTCGAAATCAACGACAATATGGTTCTTAAATCTTCGATCTTGGCTCGTGCTGTTCAAAATAACAGTTATATCGATGTCAACCTGAGTATGCTTTTTAATGATTTTCTATGGTTTGGCGCTTCATACAAAAGTGTAGGAATCGTTGGAGCGATTACAAAATTCAACATTTCTAAACGATTCAATGCTGGATATTCTTTAGATTATCCAATTTCTAATACTTTTTTAAAAAGGACTTCCCACGAGCTATTTTTAACGTACAACATCTCTATGTATAAAGAGTTAGGAGTCTCTCCTCGTTAT from Flavobacteriales bacterium harbors:
- a CDS encoding gliding motility-associated C-terminal domain-containing protein; this translates as MKLLFILFIPFSCFSQQVLSSGGNAPSPTNISEQTISFTIGEPLITTGGDDELITEGFQQPHIKGKVYVAGVNAFSPNNDGNNDTWLYKKPSEQYQIEIFSRWGNIVWNNTEDLSNSEWDGTDSNGNVLPDGTYFYTIKVNGKALENGSGYIEITR
- a CDS encoding type IX secretion system membrane protein PorP/SprF; the protein is MVKTFKYSLTFLLVCILFFRNIAQQDFVHTQYMFNLFSINPAYAGSKNTMDINLSHRSQWIGLDGAPQTQFLSIHSPILQNKVGLGLQISNDAIGPRKVLGVNTAYAYHIDLNKGKLGFGLRAGAYNFTYDWSQLNYESGYDGVIGMKNPNTLAVNFDFGVYYKNRVNYAGLEIAHLNQAKIYTSDSLTSEAHLYPHLALFYGHAFEINDNMVLKSSILARAVQNNSYIDVNLSMLFNDFLWFGASYKSVGIVGAITKFNISKRFNAGYSLDYPISNTFLKRTSHELFLTYNISMYKELGVSPRYF